GCCATAGTTTCCATTAACGCATACAGCGCCGTCTCTTTGGAATGGACAGTGAGCCTGCAGGGGGCGATTCACAGGGATTTGAGTAAAGTTGGTTCCTAGACGGTAACGCTGGGTATCACCGTACGAAAATAATCTGGCCTGAAGCACAGGGTCTGCAGAGGGTTCAATACCAGGAACAGTATTCGCCGGATTAAACACCGACTGCTCGACCTCAGCATGATAATTTTCAGGATTGCGGTCTAGGACTAACTTGGCAAATTTTCTTAGTGGAAAATCTTTGTGAGGCCAAGTCTTGGTAACATCGAATACACTAAATGGGGCCTCCTCGGCCTGCTCAGGTGTCATTGTCTGGACGTAGAGTGTCCATGAGGGAAAATCACCTCTCTCGATTGCTTCATGTAAATCACGGCCAGCATGATCTGGGTCATCGGATTGTAAAGCATGTGCTTCTGCGTTTGTTAGGTTCTTGATTCCTTGGTCAGTGagaagatgaatttgcACATAGTGAAATTGTCCTTCCTTATTCACCCATTTGAAAGTATGAGTTGAGAATCCGTGCATATGTCTGTAAGAGAAGGGAGTACCACGATCAGAAAAGATTATCATCGTGTTGTGAACAGACTCTGGGTTGTTGCACAAAAAGTCCCAATACATATTGACATCCTTCAGATTAGTTTGAGGATCTCTAGCTTTCTGTGTGTGAACAAGGAAAGGGAACTGAACACCATTtctaatgaagaagacagGGCTGTTGATATTAACCCAGTCAATAATTCCCTCTTGTGTGTAAAATTTGATGGCGAATCCTCTTGGGTCACGTGCGGAGTCAGCACTTCCTTTTTCGCCACCAATAGTAGAGAAACGAGTGAAGAGTGCCGTTTTTTTCCCAATACCATT
This DNA window, taken from Torulaspora delbrueckii CBS 1146 chromosome 2, complete genome, encodes the following:
- the TDEL0B00100 gene encoding catalase; translated protein: MAPSDKTYSVPLYTTSNGCPVSNPNAMIKMGKVGPALIQDHHLIDLLAHFDRERIPERVAHAKGSGAHGYLEVTEDVSDIVSADFLNGIGKKTALFTRFSTIGGEKGSADSARDPRGFAIKFYTQEGIIDWVNINSPVFFIRNGVQFPFLVHTQKARDPQTNLKDVNMYWDFLCNNPESVHNTMIIFSDRGTPFSYRHMHGFSTHTFKWVNKEGQFHYVQIHLLTDQGIKNLTNAEAHALQSDDPDHAGRDLHEAIERGDFPSWTLYVQTMTPEQAEEAPFSVFDVTKTWPHKDFPLRKFAKLVLDRNPENYHAEVEQSVFNPANTVPGIEPSADPVLQARLFSYGDTQRYRLGTNFTQIPVNRPLQAHCPFQRDGAVCVNGNYGSVSNYPSSFEPLKYRVDATNNEAHEKWASEAISFQWGATDLDFEQPRVLWEVYGKTRQQEALIHNVAQDIQGAKPEIQKRVMEYFSKVTPEISDRLSEALQK